One Candidatus Ornithobacterium hominis genomic region harbors:
- the secG gene encoding preprotein translocase subunit SecG: MGTFIFLMIAIIAVCVLLVLVILSQNPKGGGLSSTFGGGGSQMFGVQRTNDFLDKATWTLSSIICALVILATVMVPREEANATPIPATPPTPEQTETTQAPTTDATPQDAPAADFQPSLPESN; the protein is encoded by the coding sequence ATGGGAACATTCATATTTTTAATGATTGCAATCATTGCAGTTTGTGTACTTTTAGTCCTTGTTATTTTATCACAAAATCCCAAGGGAGGTGGTTTATCTTCAACTTTTGGTGGCGGTGGTAGCCAAATGTTTGGTGTACAAAGAACTAATGACTTTCTAGATAAAGCCACTTGGACTCTATCTTCCATTATTTGTGCTCTAGTAATCTTAGCAACAGTCATGGTGCCAAGAGAGGAGGCAAACGCCACACCAATACCAGCTACGCCCCCAACCCCAGAGCAGACTGAGACAACACAAGCTCCTACTACAGATGCAACACCACAAGATGCCCCTGCAGCTGATTTTCAACCGAGTTTACCAGAATCTAATTAA
- the rpsG gene encoding 30S ribosomal protein S7 encodes MRKTKAKKRHLLPDPKFNDTLVTRFVNNLMLDGKKSTAFKVFYDAIDIVEQRKEDDEKSALEVWKDALTNVMPHVEVRSRRVGGATFQIPMQIRPDRKISMAMKWLIKYSRSRNEKSMAQKLAAEILAAAKEEGAAVKKKTETHRMAEANKAFSHFRF; translated from the coding sequence ATGAGAAAGACAAAAGCAAAAAAGCGTCATTTATTGCCTGATCCTAAATTTAATGATACGTTAGTTACACGTTTTGTTAATAATTTAATGTTGGATGGTAAAAAAAGTACTGCATTTAAGGTTTTTTATGATGCAATAGATATTGTTGAGCAAAGGAAAGAAGATGATGAAAAATCAGCTTTAGAGGTTTGGAAAGATGCGCTAACGAATGTTATGCCACATGTGGAGGTGAGATCGCGTAGAGTCGGTGGAGCTACATTTCAAATTCCAATGCAGATTCGCCCTGATAGAAAAATTTCTATGGCAATGAAGTGGTTGATTAAGTATTCTCGTTCTAGAAACGAGAAATCAATGGCTCAGAAGTTAGCTGCAGAAATTTTAGCAGCAGCTAAAGAAGAAGGGGCAGCTGTTAAGAAAAAGACTGAAACTCACCGAATGGCTGAGGCGAATAAAGCATTTTCACATTTTAGATTCTAA
- the rplD gene encoding 50S ribosomal protein L4 — protein sequence MEIAIFDIKGKETSRKITLDDSVFGIDPSMHTVYLEIKQHLANKRQGTHKAKERAEIAGSTRKIKRQKGTGTARAGDIKNPLFKGGGRVFGPRPRNYSFKLNKAQKRVAKKSALSAKMKSNALKVVEELKFDEIKTKKFVEFLSNFGAENKKCLFVLGESNNFVYLSSRNLQNVKVVNYSELNSYDIINASEVYLFEHSVEKIENNLKK from the coding sequence ATGGAAATAGCAATTTTTGACATTAAAGGTAAAGAGACGAGTAGGAAAATTACTCTAGACGATAGTGTCTTTGGAATAGATCCAAGCATGCATACTGTTTATCTTGAAATTAAACAGCATCTAGCTAATAAAAGACAAGGAACACATAAAGCGAAAGAACGTGCAGAAATAGCAGGTAGTACGCGAAAAATAAAAAGACAAAAAGGAACAGGAACAGCAAGAGCTGGAGATATTAAGAATCCTTTATTTAAAGGAGGTGGTCGAGTTTTTGGGCCAAGACCTAGAAATTATAGCTTTAAATTAAATAAAGCGCAGAAGAGAGTTGCTAAAAAATCAGCTTTAAGCGCCAAGATGAAATCAAATGCTTTAAAAGTTGTTGAAGAACTGAAATTTGATGAAATTAAAACTAAGAAATTTGTTGAATTTCTATCAAATTTTGGAGCTGAAAATAAAAAATGTCTTTTTGTGTTGGGAGAATCAAATAATTTTGTATATTTGTCCTCCCGAAATTTACAGAATGTTAAGGTTGTAAATTATTCAGAATTAAATAGTTATGACATAATCAATGCTTCTGAAGTTTATTTATTTGAACATTCCGTGGAGAAAATAGAGAATAATTTAAAAAAGTAG
- the rpsS gene encoding 30S ribosomal protein S19, with product MARSLKKGPYIFYKLDKKVQNNIASGKKSVIKTWSRASMISPDFVGQTIAVHNGRQFIPVYITENMVGHKLGEFSPTRTFRGHGGNAKNKGKK from the coding sequence ATGGCACGTTCGTTAAAAAAAGGTCCTTATATATTTTATAAGCTAGATAAAAAAGTGCAAAACAACATTGCAAGTGGAAAGAAATCGGTAATTAAAACTTGGTCTAGAGCATCTATGATTTCTCCCGATTTTGTAGGGCAAACGATAGCTGTTCATAATGGAAGACAGTTTATTCCAGTATATATTACTGAAAATATGGTAGGTCATAAACTTGGCGAGTTTTCACCAACTCGTACATTTAGAGGTCATGGCGGAAATGCTAAAAACAAAGGTAAAAAATAA
- the rplC gene encoding 50S ribosomal protein L3, translating into MSGIIGKKIAMTSLYNEEGKNIPCTIIQAGPCVVTQVRTIENDGYQAVQLGFDDKKEKNAGNAAIGHFKKAGTTPKHKLVEFYGDFVSDLELGQEIKVDLFSEGEYVDVTGISKGKGFQGVVKRHGFGGVGQSTHGQHNRLRAPGSIGAGSDPSRVFKGMRMAGRTGGKKSTIQNLLVMKIDKEKNLIIVKGAVPGPKNSYVVLRRWK; encoded by the coding sequence ATGTCAGGAATTATTGGAAAAAAAATTGCCATGACAAGTTTATATAATGAGGAAGGGAAAAATATCCCTTGCACAATTATACAAGCTGGGCCATGTGTAGTTACGCAAGTCAGAACCATTGAAAATGATGGCTACCAAGCTGTTCAATTAGGTTTCGATGACAAGAAAGAGAAAAATGCAGGAAATGCTGCTATAGGGCATTTCAAAAAGGCAGGTACTACCCCAAAACATAAACTGGTAGAATTTTATGGTGACTTTGTTAGTGATCTTGAATTGGGACAAGAGATTAAAGTAGATTTGTTTAGTGAAGGTGAGTATGTAGATGTGACAGGTATCTCTAAAGGAAAAGGCTTTCAAGGTGTTGTGAAAAGACATGGCTTTGGAGGAGTTGGACAATCTACACATGGTCAGCATAATCGTTTGAGAGCTCCAGGTTCAATTGGTGCAGGTTCAGATCCTTCAAGAGTATTCAAAGGAATGAGAATGGCTGGTAGAACAGGAGGTAAAAAATCTACTATTCAAAACCTTTTGGTGATGAAAATAGATAAAGAGAAGAATTTAATTATAGTAAAGGGTGCTGTCCCAGGACCTAAAAATTCATATGTAGTTTTAAGAAGATGGAAATAG
- the fusA gene encoding elongation factor G, giving the protein MARDLKFTRNIGIAAHIDAGKTTTTERILFYTGRTHKIGEVHDGASTMDWMEQEAERGITITSAATTCTWVFPKENGKPTAEARDYHFNIIDTPGHVDFTVEVNRSLRVLDGLVFLFSAVDGVEPQSETNWRLADNYSVPRLGFVNKMDRQGADFLNVCTQVREMLGSNAVPIVLNIGDEEDFKGVVDLVKNRAIVWHDETQGATFDEIDIPDDLKEKARELRGRLIEAVAEYDESLLEKFFEDESSITEDEIHKALREATLDMAIIPMVCGSSFKNKGVQFMLDCVCRYLPSPLDIEAVEGTNPDTGDIVKRKPSAEEPFSALAFKIATDPFVGRLAFFRAYSGHLDAGSYVLNNRSGNKERISRIYQMHSNKQEPLDYIEAGDIGAAVGFKDIKTGDTLSSEDAPIILESMEFPDPVIGIAVEPKSKADIDKLGMALAKLAEEDPTFQVRTDEKSSQTVISGMGELHLDIIVDRLKREFKVEVNQGQPQVEYKEAILGTVDHREIYKKQTGGRGKFADIVFEIGPADEGKEGLQFINEIKGGNIPKEYIPSVEKGFKEAMKNGPLAGYEVDSMKVTLKDGSFHPVDSDQLSFELAAKLGFKAAAKKAKPAIMEPIMKLEILTPEENMGDIVGDLNRRRGVPSGMSDRNNAKVIKATVPLSEMFGYVTSLRTLSSGRATSTMEFEKYEAAPQNVADDVIAKANGSNED; this is encoded by the coding sequence ATGGCTAGAGATTTAAAGTTCACAAGAAATATAGGAATAGCTGCGCATATAGATGCGGGTAAAACAACTACTACCGAAAGAATTTTGTTTTATACAGGTAGAACTCATAAAATTGGAGAAGTTCATGATGGGGCTTCTACTATGGATTGGATGGAGCAAGAAGCAGAAAGGGGTATTACTATTACTTCTGCGGCTACTACTTGTACATGGGTTTTCCCTAAGGAAAACGGAAAGCCGACAGCAGAAGCAAGAGATTATCATTTCAATATAATTGATACCCCAGGGCACGTTGATTTCACTGTAGAGGTGAATCGTTCTTTGAGAGTATTAGATGGATTGGTGTTCTTGTTTAGTGCGGTAGATGGCGTGGAGCCTCAGTCAGAAACAAACTGGAGGTTAGCAGACAATTATAGCGTTCCGAGATTGGGATTTGTGAATAAGATGGATCGCCAAGGAGCAGATTTTTTAAATGTTTGCACCCAAGTTCGTGAAATGTTAGGTTCAAATGCGGTTCCAATTGTTTTGAATATTGGAGATGAAGAGGATTTTAAAGGCGTGGTTGATTTAGTTAAAAATCGAGCTATTGTTTGGCATGATGAAACTCAAGGGGCTACTTTTGATGAAATTGATATTCCTGATGATTTAAAAGAAAAGGCCCGTGAGTTAAGAGGTAGGCTGATTGAAGCAGTAGCAGAGTATGATGAAAGTCTTTTAGAGAAATTCTTTGAAGATGAATCCTCTATCACAGAAGATGAAATTCATAAAGCTTTACGTGAAGCTACGTTAGATATGGCTATCATTCCAATGGTTTGCGGTTCTTCTTTCAAAAATAAAGGAGTTCAATTTATGTTGGATTGTGTTTGTAGATATTTACCATCGCCACTTGATATTGAAGCCGTTGAGGGAACTAATCCTGATACAGGGGATATAGTAAAAAGAAAGCCTTCTGCAGAGGAACCTTTTTCAGCTTTAGCTTTTAAAATTGCTACAGATCCATTTGTGGGAAGATTAGCGTTCTTTAGAGCTTATTCAGGGCATTTAGATGCAGGATCTTATGTGCTAAATAACAGGTCTGGTAATAAAGAAAGAATTTCTAGAATTTATCAAATGCACTCTAATAAGCAAGAACCTTTAGATTACATTGAAGCAGGTGATATTGGTGCAGCTGTTGGATTTAAAGATATTAAGACTGGAGATACATTGTCTTCTGAAGATGCTCCAATCATTTTAGAAAGTATGGAGTTCCCAGATCCTGTAATTGGTATCGCTGTGGAACCTAAATCAAAAGCTGATATTGACAAGCTAGGTATGGCATTAGCTAAATTAGCTGAAGAAGATCCAACTTTCCAAGTGAGAACAGATGAGAAATCAAGTCAGACAGTGATTTCTGGTATGGGTGAACTTCACTTAGATATCATTGTTGATCGATTGAAGAGAGAGTTTAAAGTTGAAGTAAATCAAGGTCAACCACAAGTTGAGTATAAAGAAGCGATTTTAGGTACAGTGGACCACAGAGAGATTTATAAAAAACAAACAGGTGGACGTGGTAAATTTGCTGATATTGTTTTTGAAATAGGTCCTGCTGATGAAGGAAAAGAAGGGCTTCAGTTTATCAATGAAATTAAAGGAGGTAATATTCCAAAGGAATATATTCCTTCAGTTGAAAAAGGTTTTAAAGAAGCCATGAAGAATGGACCTTTAGCTGGTTACGAAGTAGATTCTATGAAAGTTACATTAAAAGATGGGTCGTTCCATCCAGTAGATTCTGATCAGCTTTCATTTGAACTAGCCGCAAAGTTAGGGTTTAAAGCGGCAGCTAAGAAAGCGAAACCTGCAATTATGGAACCTATTATGAAATTAGAAATTTTAACTCCTGAGGAGAATATGGGGGATATTGTTGGTGATTTGAATAGAAGAAGAGGCGTTCCATCTGGAATGAGTGATAGAAATAATGCAAAAGTAATTAAAGCAACTGTTCCTTTATCAGAAATGTTTGGTTATGTTACTTCATTAAGAACATTATCTTCAGGTAGAGCGACTTCTACAATGGAGTTTGAAAAATATGAAGCAGCGCCTCAAAACGTAGCTGATGATGTGATTGCGAAAGCCAACGGTTCAAACGAAGATTAA
- the miaB gene encoding tRNA (N6-isopentenyl adenosine(37)-C2)-methylthiotransferase MiaB has product MLTENKIILEEKQGEVLQRNNDGDKKLFLESYGCQMNFSDSEIVASILEKEGYYTTTSFEEADLILLNTCSIREKAEQTVRNRLSQFNQVKAKNPALMIGVLGCMAERLKDKFLEEEHLIDLVVGPDAYRDLPHLLEKIEGGKSAVNVILSKDETYADLNPVRLGGNGVTAFVSITRGCDNMCTFCVVPFTRGRERSRDPHSIINECKDLQQKGYKEITLLGQNVDSYLWYGGGLKKDFKSASAMQQASAIHFSQLLEMVALAVPDIRIRFSTSNPQDMTTDVLHTMAKYDNICKYIHLPVQSGSTSVLARMNRKHTREEYIELIDNVRKIVPECAISHDMITGFCDETEEEHQETLSLMEYVKYDFGYMFAYSDRPGTPAHKKLEDNVPEEIKKRRLQEIIQLQQKHSKERMQAQLNKIHEVLIEGDSKKSNSDWYGRNSQNAVVVFPKTGEEKIGDLVLVYASDCTSATLLGNKI; this is encoded by the coding sequence ATGTTAACGGAGAATAAAATTATTTTAGAAGAAAAACAAGGGGAGGTTTTGCAACGCAATAATGATGGAGACAAAAAGCTTTTCTTAGAAAGTTACGGTTGCCAAATGAATTTTTCTGACTCAGAAATTGTGGCTTCAATTTTAGAGAAAGAAGGATACTATACCACAACTTCTTTTGAGGAAGCTGATTTAATACTTTTAAATACTTGCTCTATTCGTGAAAAAGCTGAACAAACTGTGCGAAATCGATTGAGCCAATTCAATCAGGTAAAGGCTAAAAATCCTGCTCTGATGATTGGTGTTTTAGGTTGCATGGCCGAACGGCTAAAAGATAAGTTTTTGGAAGAAGAACACCTAATTGATTTAGTCGTAGGGCCTGACGCTTATAGAGATTTACCCCATTTATTGGAAAAAATAGAAGGCGGTAAATCGGCTGTAAACGTTATTCTAAGTAAAGATGAGACTTATGCAGATTTGAATCCAGTGAGATTAGGTGGGAATGGGGTTACTGCCTTTGTCTCTATCACTAGAGGTTGTGATAATATGTGTACGTTTTGTGTAGTTCCTTTCACTCGAGGGAGAGAAAGAAGTAGAGATCCTCATTCCATTATCAATGAATGTAAAGATTTACAACAAAAAGGTTATAAAGAAATCACACTGCTGGGGCAAAATGTAGATAGTTACTTATGGTATGGCGGAGGCTTGAAAAAAGATTTTAAAAGTGCCTCAGCAATGCAACAGGCTTCAGCTATTCATTTTTCACAACTGCTTGAAATGGTTGCACTTGCCGTCCCAGATATTAGAATTCGCTTTTCTACCAGCAATCCGCAAGACATGACGACTGATGTATTACACACCATGGCTAAATATGATAACATCTGCAAGTATATTCATTTGCCTGTGCAGAGCGGTAGCACTAGTGTTTTGGCAAGAATGAATCGTAAGCATACTCGAGAAGAATACATTGAATTAATCGACAATGTACGGAAAATTGTACCTGAATGTGCTATTTCACATGATATGATTACGGGCTTCTGCGACGAAACAGAGGAAGAGCATCAAGAAACTCTCTCTCTGATGGAATACGTAAAATATGACTTTGGGTATATGTTTGCTTATTCTGACCGCCCAGGAACTCCTGCACATAAAAAATTAGAAGACAATGTGCCTGAAGAAATCAAAAAAAGACGTCTGCAAGAAATCATTCAGCTACAGCAAAAACATTCTAAAGAACGAATGCAAGCTCAGCTAAATAAAATACATGAAGTTTTAATTGAAGGTGACTCCAAAAAAAGCAATTCTGATTGGTATGGAAGAAATAGCCAAAATGCTGTAGTTGTTTTCCCTAAAACAGGTGAAGAAAAAATAGGTGACCTTGTTTTGGTTTATGCTTCAGATTGCACATCTGCTACATTACTAGGAAATAAAATTTAA
- a CDS encoding LptE family protein: MICKYFFKALKIFPFLLFWSCYTFTGSSLDERYQTVNIMMFPNYAPLQNPKLSQQFTEDLKLRFDQRTRMSLTNTDEANIIISGEITNYNVTPVNIVSGDRAAKNRLTITIKVDYINNVEEDKGFTKSYSQYEDFEANQSLDMVEDEMVQEINQKLIDLIYNDIVADW; the protein is encoded by the coding sequence ATGATTTGTAAATATTTTTTTAAGGCTTTAAAAATTTTTCCATTTTTGTTGTTTTGGAGTTGCTACACCTTCACTGGCTCTTCACTTGATGAGCGATACCAAACTGTAAACATTATGATGTTTCCCAATTATGCTCCTTTGCAAAACCCTAAATTGAGCCAACAATTTACAGAAGATTTAAAACTGAGATTTGACCAGCGTACAAGAATGAGCTTGACTAACACTGATGAAGCAAACATTATCATTTCTGGTGAAATCACCAATTATAACGTCACGCCAGTCAACATCGTCTCAGGCGATCGGGCAGCCAAAAACCGACTAACCATTACCATAAAAGTAGATTACATTAATAATGTAGAAGAAGATAAAGGCTTTACCAAATCTTACTCTCAATACGAAGATTTTGAAGCCAATCAAAGCCTTGACATGGTGGAAGATGAAATGGTACAAGAAATTAATCAAAAATTGATTGATTTGATTTATAACGATATAGTAGCAGATTGGTAA
- the rplW gene encoding 50S ribosomal protein L23: MSVILKPVITEKATNDSEFNNRYAFYVKPTANKLEIKRAVEELYGVNVLDVKTMIYAPKYKSKYTKTGLQVGKTNKLKKAVVQVADGDVIDLYSNI, translated from the coding sequence ATGAGTGTTATTTTAAAACCCGTGATTACTGAAAAGGCTACCAATGATTCAGAATTTAATAATAGGTATGCTTTTTATGTGAAGCCTACGGCTAATAAATTGGAGATTAAACGAGCTGTTGAAGAATTGTATGGTGTTAATGTCTTGGATGTTAAGACTATGATTTATGCTCCTAAATATAAGTCTAAGTATACGAAAACTGGTTTGCAGGTTGGTAAAACAAATAAGTTGAAAAAGGCTGTTGTTCAAGTTGCTGATGGAGATGTGATAGATTTATATAGTAACATTTAA
- a CDS encoding sigma-54-dependent transcriptional regulator, with protein sequence MTDQFQSVKQKFGIIGNNTQLNRAIERAINVAPTEISVLITGESGVGKEFFPKIIHSLSLRKHNNYIAVNCGAIPEGTIDSELFGHEKGAFTGATQTRKGYFEVADQGTIFLDEVGELPLHTQVRLLRVLETGEFMKVGSSETQKTDVRIVAATNVNVLEAVKKGKFREDLYYRLNTVEIQIPALRERKDDIPILFRKFASDFAYKYQRPVIHLNNEALNIISNYAWPGNVRQLRNFAEEVSVVETKTELDADEISKFLPTHSLIPIHSNATTPKQEFDFANERDLMYQVLFDMKKDLNDLRKLTLEIIQNNKGDILKNNPELVQRIFSNVTPPPNPDSLIHYEPNPTESYSQYNDIEDFEYEDIQENRNLSLEDNEINLIEKALQKHDGRRKDTAEELGISERTLYRKIKQYDL encoded by the coding sequence ATGACAGATCAGTTTCAGTCCGTTAAGCAAAAATTCGGAATCATCGGGAACAACACGCAGCTCAACCGAGCGATTGAACGAGCAATCAATGTTGCACCAACAGAAATCTCTGTTTTAATCACTGGTGAAAGCGGTGTTGGGAAAGAATTTTTCCCGAAAATCATTCATTCTTTAAGCCTTCGAAAACACAATAATTATATCGCCGTGAATTGTGGTGCCATACCAGAGGGAACGATTGATTCTGAATTATTCGGGCACGAGAAAGGTGCTTTTACTGGTGCTACACAAACTCGAAAGGGTTATTTTGAAGTAGCTGACCAAGGGACGATTTTTTTAGACGAAGTAGGTGAATTACCATTACACACGCAGGTTCGTTTACTTCGGGTCTTAGAAACTGGAGAATTCATGAAAGTTGGGTCTTCTGAAACACAAAAAACAGATGTAAGAATCGTTGCAGCAACTAACGTAAATGTTTTGGAAGCTGTGAAAAAAGGAAAATTTCGGGAAGATTTATACTACCGTCTCAATACCGTAGAAATTCAAATTCCTGCATTGCGGGAGAGAAAAGATGACATCCCAATATTATTTAGAAAATTTGCTTCTGATTTTGCTTATAAATATCAAAGACCCGTGATTCATCTTAATAATGAAGCCTTAAATATCATCTCAAACTATGCTTGGCCAGGAAACGTAAGGCAGTTAAGAAATTTTGCAGAAGAAGTTTCTGTGGTAGAAACAAAAACAGAATTAGATGCTGACGAAATTTCTAAATTTCTACCAACACACTCTCTGATTCCTATTCACAGTAACGCCACAACGCCAAAACAGGAGTTTGATTTTGCCAACGAACGAGATTTGATGTACCAAGTTCTTTTTGACATGAAAAAAGATTTGAATGATTTAAGAAAATTAACTTTAGAAATCATTCAAAACAATAAGGGAGACATTCTCAAAAACAACCCAGAATTGGTGCAGCGTATTTTTAGTAACGTGACACCTCCACCTAACCCTGATTCTCTCATTCATTACGAACCAAATCCCACAGAATCTTACTCACAATATAATGATATAGAAGATTTCGAATATGAAGACATTCAAGAAAATCGAAATTTATCTTTAGAAGATAACGAGATTAATTTAATCGAAAAAGCCTTGCAAAAACATGATGGCCGAAGAAAAGATACGGCCGAAGAATTAGGGATTTCTGAGAGAACTTTATACCGAAAAATAAAGCAGTATGATTTGTAA
- the rpsL gene encoding 30S ribosomal protein S12 has product MPTIQQLVRKGRNKLTKKSKSAALEGCPQKRGVCTRVYTTTPKKPNSAMRKVARVRLTNGKEVNAYIGGEGHNLQEHSIVLVRGGRVKDLPGVRYHIVRGALDTAGVNGRLQRRSKYGAKRPKK; this is encoded by the coding sequence ATGCCAACAATACAACAATTAGTTAGAAAAGGTAGAAATAAACTCACTAAGAAGAGTAAATCGGCTGCTTTGGAGGGATGTCCTCAAAAACGTGGCGTGTGCACGCGTGTGTATACGACTACACCCAAAAAACCAAATTCTGCTATGCGTAAAGTTGCACGTGTGCGCTTAACGAATGGGAAAGAGGTGAATGCATATATTGGGGGAGAAGGGCATAATCTTCAAGAGCACTCGATAGTATTGGTGAGAGGAGGAAGGGTAAAAGATTTGCCTGGTGTGCGTTATCATATTGTTCGTGGAGCTTTAGATACCGCTGGAGTAAATGGACGTTTGCAGAGAAGAAGTAAATATGGAGCTAAACGACCTAAAAAATAA
- the rpsJ gene encoding 30S ribosomal protein S10: MSQKIRIKLKSYDHNLVDKSAEKIVKTVKTTGAVVNGPIPLPTNKKIFTVLRSPHVNKKAREQFELNAHKRLLDIYSSSSKTVDALMKLELPSGVEVEIKV, from the coding sequence ATGAGTCAAAAGATAAGAATTAAATTAAAGTCATACGATCATAATTTAGTTGATAAATCAGCTGAAAAGATTGTAAAAACTGTAAAGACAACAGGAGCAGTGGTAAATGGACCAATTCCTTTACCTACGAATAAAAAGATATTTACAGTTCTTAGATCTCCACATGTAAATAAAAAAGCAAGAGAGCAATTTGAATTAAATGCACATAAAAGACTTTTAGACATTTATAGCTCTTCTTCTAAGACTGTAGATGCGCTTATGAAGTTAGAATTACCAAGTGGAGTAGAAGTAGAAATTAAAGTATAA
- the rplB gene encoding 50S ribosomal protein L2, translated as MSVRKLKAITPAQRFRIVNNFDGLSKKAPEKSLTKGKSKSGGRNNSGRMTMRFIGGGHKQKYRVVDFKRNKEGVAEVISIEYDPNRTAFLALVEYEDGERRYVIAQNGLSVGQKISSGDDVSVDVGNASKIKNMPLGTIISCIELRPGQGAILARSAGSYAQLIAKEGRFATLKMPSGEIRLILVECMATIGAVSNSDHQLEVSGKAGRSRWKGRRPRTRSMVMNPVDHPMGGGEGRATGGIPRNKNGIPAKGYKTRKKKKASNKYIIQRRKK; from the coding sequence ATGTCTGTTAGAAAATTAAAAGCTATTACGCCAGCGCAGCGATTTAGAATTGTTAATAATTTTGATGGTCTCTCAAAAAAAGCACCAGAGAAGTCGTTAACGAAAGGGAAGAGTAAGTCTGGAGGTAGAAATAACTCAGGGCGTATGACCATGCGATTTATAGGAGGTGGTCATAAGCAAAAATATAGAGTTGTCGATTTTAAAAGAAACAAAGAGGGGGTAGCGGAAGTTATTTCAATAGAATATGATCCTAATCGAACTGCTTTCTTGGCTTTGGTTGAATACGAGGATGGAGAAAGGAGGTATGTTATAGCTCAAAATGGATTGAGTGTTGGACAGAAAATATCTAGTGGTGACGACGTGTCTGTGGATGTTGGTAATGCTAGTAAGATTAAAAACATGCCATTAGGTACTATTATATCTTGCATAGAATTGAGACCGGGGCAGGGTGCTATTTTAGCTAGAAGTGCTGGTTCATATGCCCAGCTCATTGCTAAGGAAGGGAGATTTGCCACGTTAAAAATGCCATCAGGAGAGATTCGCTTGATTCTTGTAGAGTGTATGGCTACGATTGGGGCTGTTTCAAATTCAGATCATCAATTAGAAGTTTCAGGAAAGGCTGGGCGTTCTAGATGGAAAGGTCGCAGGCCAAGAACAAGATCTATGGTTATGAATCCAGTTGATCATCCCATGGGTGGAGGTGAAGGTAGAGCTACAGGGGGGATTCCTAGAAATAAAAATGGTATTCCAGCTAAAGGTTACAAAACCCGTAAGAAGAAAAAGGCTTCAAATAAATATATAATTCAAAGAAGAAAGAAATAA